From Rubrivirga sp. SAORIC476, a single genomic window includes:
- a CDS encoding polyphenol oxidase family protein has product MTESILRPALAADPRLVAGFTTRVFSPADEGLAAARARLGDATGLPIASVGQVHGADVATVREAGHVEAHDGLVTDRPGLLLSVIAADCALVLLADAEAGVVGACHSGWRGTVAGIVGGTVQAMEALGAEPTRMQAYLAPCISTEAFEVGEEVAARFDPAVVVRRPEWPRPHVDLRGDLARQLAEAGVADVETSGECTVADDRFYSYRAEGGTPGRMLGFIGLR; this is encoded by the coding sequence ATGACCGAGTCGATCCTGCGTCCTGCCCTCGCCGCTGACCCGCGCCTCGTCGCCGGGTTCACGACGCGCGTTTTCTCTCCGGCCGACGAAGGACTCGCTGCTGCCCGCGCTCGCCTCGGGGATGCGACCGGGTTGCCCATCGCCTCCGTCGGTCAGGTCCACGGGGCCGATGTGGCGACTGTGCGCGAGGCTGGGCACGTGGAGGCGCACGACGGTCTGGTGACCGACCGGCCAGGGCTCCTTCTCAGCGTGATCGCGGCCGACTGTGCACTGGTTCTGCTCGCCGATGCCGAAGCGGGCGTAGTGGGGGCCTGTCACAGCGGATGGCGTGGAACGGTGGCCGGGATCGTCGGCGGGACGGTGCAGGCGATGGAGGCGCTCGGCGCTGAGCCGACACGGATGCAGGCCTACCTCGCCCCCTGCATCTCGACGGAGGCATTCGAGGTGGGCGAGGAGGTGGCGGCGCGATTCGATCCCGCTGTGGTCGTGCGTCGTCCCGAGTGGCCCCGGCCGCACGTCGACCTCCGAGGCGACCTCGCGCGCCAGCTCGCCGAGGCGGGCGTGGCCGATGTCGAGACGTCAGGCGAGTGCACGGTCGCCGACGACCGCTTCTACTCCTACCGTGCCGAGGGGGGCACGCCGGGACGGATGCTAGGCTTTATCGGCCTCCGCTGA